In Besnoitia besnoiti strain Bb-Ger1 chromosome I, whole genome shotgun sequence, the genomic window TGTCCTCCGCGCATCATCCTCCTGAGGCTGGGCGCGCGgtgaggaggcgggggaagaagggtcgcctcgcggcgacgcgtggTTGTTGCGCGCagtcgagggcggcgggtaggcgcgaggcgctgcgggctTGCTGCTCTGTGCAGACGAGCGCGTCGTCGAagtcgaggaaggcgaggaggaagcggaacgAGGccaggaagaagacgagtcGCAGCTCGCAGAGCTGTCTGcggacgaggaagcagaggacggcgaggcggcgcggcgcgtgtgcggAGGTGCTGCCTGTGCAGTGCGCGATGGAAGGGGCTCGGGCTCATTCATCGCGAGGGAACAGAAGCGCCTGCTTTCCAAGGTCTCGCGGGGAAGGGAGTGAGTGAGGACGAAGGAAAACGACGGGGGGAAATGGAGTCAGACACCTTGGCAAGGGTCTCCGAAGCTTCGCCGGTACCTGCATCGGCTCGTCGTCCACTGtatgcagcgcgcgccgtcgctcacGGCATCTCTTTTTGTGttgtgcgcgcggcggaacTGGCTGTCTCGACACACACAGTCTGAAACCGTGGTAACCGCTTCTACGCACGCACTGTCGGCCTACGCGTCTGCCTCAAGCACCCCCCCTCATGTTTAGCCGCCTAAACAAGGtgcagcgaaaaaaaatCCCAAGGCCCTTGCGCGTATTCCCCGGCGAGAGGGGCTCTTCAGAGCCTCGCCTCTAGCCAGTTTCCGCTCAAAGCTGTGCCCTGCAAGGTCTTGCGCCGACGGAGCTCAAATGCCGGCAATGCGAGTTCTTGCTAGTAGGGCTCAAACAAAGAGCGGCCGACACCGACCCGGTACAGAGGTAGTGAAAGATGtttgaaaaaaaaacagtgGGTCGCATGCCTCCGGCGAGCGGACGTCCTCGATGTAGGAAAGGGATGCGGGAATCACTAGCCGAAAGAGAGCAGCTGCACGAGGGACAAGGCTTGAGAATTCTGGAGAACAGCCGTGCGCTGAGACACATCGACAATCTCCTTTGGCGAGGGTCACCCTCCGTCAACAACAAAACCAGTGCTGTACGTTTGAACCCTCGAGAAAGTGGACGCTTCAAAAAGAGGGAGTGCGAAAAATGAGCCCGCTTCGGAAAAAGGGAGTTCTTTTGGGCTTGAGTGCCTACGCACGCGCGGCAAGGACTCGCGCACACCCCGGCCTTCGAGCATCCGAAACACGTAAGCTGAGACACGTTCGCGCttgcgagagaagaagaccaGGAAGAAAGAGTGGATTCCAAGACCTTAAGAAGCTATCAGCACGAGGCAAAGGAGGGCACCGGAACCACGGTGATCGAAAAGAAATCTGGAGACAGAAAATGCGTGTGAACAGTCGGTGGGCAAGGTAGGCTCGCCCTGGCGTGCTGGCGGAAGGCCTTAGTCGTGCAACGCAGCTTCATTTGTTCGCGCAGCTCGGAGTATTTTAACGAAAGCAGAGAGGGGTGTTTGCATTTGACAGAATTGGAGTAACGCGCACTCTGCAAGGCCACAAACTACGCATGCGAGCAGACTAAGTGCGATGCAACGGTGTCGCAGGAGCTGAGATGGGACCGCTCGAAAGCTCCTCGTCAAGACGTGTGAAGACGTCGTTCAATAGGTCACACGGACACTTTTCTCGTTTTCACGTAGCCTCATCATTCACGCATGTGCATCTGAGGACGTGGTAAACACTAACACGCTCCTAGAGGTGGCAATTACTTTTGGGGGAATTCGCAGCTTAAGGACATGCCGCTGGAGTCCTGGTTAGAGATGCACGCTGCGCTGAAACGTATGTTGTACAACTCGTCGGTCCTCTTGCTTGTGCACCGTGCAGAAGCATCAGCGTAGGCGTAAAAATACACCGGTGTGCTGGTGTCGGCATCGTGTGGGCAGCCCCGGTTCTACCCCAAGGCAGCAAGACAGCCAACGACACAGTTGTACAAATACTCCCTTGCGGAAAAGTAGTTTCTCTTCTTGTTCAGTTATTACTGTTTCGCAATGTTTAACGTGTATGTGGTAGCATCTGCAGGCCAGATCCAATGTGCTGGCAATCGTCTCTGTCCACAACACAGTACGGCTTGCGGGTTGCCACCCCGCTGATAGCCGACGCACAGGAGCGATTAAAGCTCGACAGAGACATCCTAGTGGTGAACATATGTATCCGCTGGAGTAGAGCCAGACTCACATTCAAGAAAAGCTGCGGCGCATATATGGCTGTAGAGGAGGCTTGTGTTCCACACGATAGCTCCGGCTACCACTAGTCACCGGGTCCGGAAGTTCGCGACGTCTCCATTGCTGCCATGTTGTTCACAGATGACGGAAAGGTCCCTAAGCTTGTCCGAAGATGCAGGGTTAACGTGTCTGTATGCCAAGTGCCGTAAGGCACTGTATGCTGCCTGCTTCCATGCTTCTGGCTAACTGGGAGGTGGTATGCGGACGTTGGGTAGCCATTCATCAGGCACACAGCTTGTGCAATGGGCTACCGGTATATTTCACGAACGGCATGTATTAGGATGCAGTGACGAGGTGGACTTCGGGTTCATTTTAAACCTTCTCTCCTTTCAACGTAATTGGTGCGCCGTGAAAACTAGCGCTCACTGGCGAGGCCTGTACCACTTTTGGAGCGGGACCTACGCGAGGTCGTCTGAGCTCGCACGGCCGCCGCCTATCGAAAGAAGACTCGCCGACCAGCCAGACAGAAAGcacagtttttttttttctacGGCCAGCAACTGCTCTGCAAAAGTGTGGGGTGGGTTGCTTTTCTCTATGACAGAGTACATTCCACCGTGCCCGGCAAATGCATTCTTTGCTGTGAGGCCGCTAATACGCCGTTTTGGAGGCCGCCGTATCTGTCTCTCTGATTGTTCATGATTGGATCGGGTTACGTCGTTATCTGATTGACCAGCCAGAGAATATCGCTACCAGGACATCTGTCGTGCGTGTAGCACATCGCTGCTAAGACTGCACGCAGCAGAACAACAATTTCTGATCTGTACCGATGAGCTGCCAGTGCTCCGGTGGTCTTCAGTCTCAAGATCCTCGATTCAGTGACGTTTCATCTGCGTTTGTCTCAATGGCGGAAAACGAAGACTTGAAAAGCGAAAGATCAGCATTCATGCTGCAGAGCACAGAACACGACGAGCCCAAGACACACGACAAGGAGGCTCAGGTCGATCCAGCGGATCATGCAGCTCTTGATGAAGCAGCGGCACCCTTCCATCAAAGACAGACGTCGACTCACCATGATGAGGACGAAACGAGACaacaggaggaagaggcggaggccgctctACCCCAAAACCCGAGCCTTCAAGGAGATCAGGCGAACTCCGACGAGAAACCTGTTGAAATCATTCCTCTGCGAAAAACATCCCCAGGCTCCGAAATTCTAACTCAGCCCGACACACACAGGAGCCACTGCCCGCGCAATTCTTCGGCACACCATGATGACCAGAAACAGGATACTGCTACTGATGAGGACACTTTGAGGAAAGACCTGAATTCCAGTGCAAAACGCAAAAAGCGGCCTGCACGTGCCGCCCTGAGGCGCCTTTCGCGCACCATGTCGCGAACCTCGGATTCCGTTAGGAGCGTCCGCAGAATCTTAGGGAAGAAAGGAGACGAAGTGCAGAATCTGTGGAACTTCATACTCAGGCAAGCCATGGGTATCTCATCCCTCTTCGGCCTTCTTTCGCTGCTATTCCTGTCAATGGCGGTTGTTTCCTCCTCGTGGCGACACCACGAATTCAAGTTTGAGGACCGCAACGGCAATAACACAATATCTGTGTACTGCGGCCTGGACTCGGTTCGCCGAGTTCACCAGCTGAAGCGGTTCAACGAGACAGGTACTCTGTACTTGCTAGACAAGCCAAAGAAATATACGGAACTCATCGACAGCCCCTACTGCCAGGAAGAGCCTGATGCTACTGAAGAATCTGCCGAGTCTGCCCCTTCGTcgaagaagggcgaagaTGCTGCAACGGAGATTATCGAGGAGAACGAAGAACGTGATTCTCAAGCATCATCTCGCCGGCTTTCCGAGGTTGAAGATGCAGAAGCCCTTGCGCGTGAACAACTCCGTGGCATAGCCGGACGCGTCGCTCGTGACGCTGATGACAGCCTACCACGGGAGAGGGAAGAAAGTGCTGAAGAAGACTTCCCCCGCCAAGCGACCGAAGATGGCTCTTTGGACAATCCCAGTTCTTCAGAAGACATGGCCGCAGGGACCGGTACTGAGCCGAGTAGCACTTCATCGGAAGCGAACGAGTCTCGGCGGAAAGTGGAGGAAAAACCAAGCGGGATACTAGCAGACCTGGCTTTGGCACCCTTCCAGGTCATTTTTGGGCGTGATCCTGCTGCGTCAGGAAGCATGACTGAAGACCTGGCGCGTGTTCGCCGAACACTTTTGGGCCCCGCAGTGTACGAACTGAATTGTCGCTATCTGCCGGATCTTAAGAGGGCAGGAGAAGCTCTATGGTCGATGATCATCCCTGCGTTCGTTTTTTCAGCCCTCGGCCTTCTCTGTGGTTGGCTGTGCACAAGCTGGGGCCGGTATCTAACCAGTGGGTTAGTGCCTCCCACGTTCGCGCTGAAATTACTCGGCAGCGTGTCTTGGATTGTGTCTCTGGCGCTTCTCGTTGCCGGTCTCGGGGCTTGGGGGACGATTTCGGATGTTGCGGCGTGTGTTAGCGCTCCCGGCGGATCTACGGTCTGCAAACTTGGCATCTcaagcgccgtcgccgtgaCAGCTTTGGCCCTAAATCTGCTGGCCACAACTTGGTTTGCTGTCCACTTCACCGACCGACACATCACCGCGCTCAATCTCGCCACATCAGACGACCTGCACGAGAACTCCCAGTCTAACGAGAAAGAACTAGGCATACTTCAAGCTGATGATCCCGATCTAGAGGCAGGCCGAAAGGATGCAAGGCGTCACTCTTCCGATGGCAGCAACATTCCGAAGATTTTCGTCGGCAACGCAGAGGAGGTGCCTTcttcaggcgccgccgacagccACCACGAGCAGCGTGGACACAGCAACCCTCTCCGAAACCGTAAGAGCCTGCACGAGGCAAACAGCGGAACACTGTAGTGTAGGCATCACAGGCCTGAGTCTGCGGAAGACAGGCACTGGTAGCCCTATTTAGCGGTAACTAGCGGTAGACTGTATACGCATACGCATACCATTTGCTGTTCCGTGCGTTGCTTGAGGTGTGGCGACCCTTTCATGATTTTTCGCGGGTCTGTGTTGGGGTGGTTGGGGGCGGTGTCTGGTGTCGATGCTGTGATCCCAAGCGCAGTGTTTTCCGCTCATTGCTTCAGTTTATTACCTGTTTCCTCTGCTAGTAAATGTATCCCCCGTGCAGGCCAGAAAGATTGTCGAATCGTGGATGCGATGTGATGTTCAATCAGGTGGCGTGAGCGTATAGAATAcgcggaagaaagcgaaCGCTGCCAGTGCCACTTCTAACAGAGGCTTCTGTGAGCGCAGTCGCTGATTATCCAGGCGGCCGTCATTCGCGGACAC contains:
- a CDS encoding hypothetical protein (encoded by transcript BESB_007310) — its product is MSCQCSGGLQSQDPRFSDVSSAFVSMAENEDLKSERSAFMLQSTEHDEPKTHDKEAQVDPADHAALDEAAAPFHQRQTSTHHDEDETRQQEEEAEAALPQNPSLQGDQANSDEKPVEIIPLRKTSPGSEILTQPDTHRSHCPRNSSAHHDDQKQDTATDEDTLRKDLNSSAKRKKRPARAALRRLSRTMSRTSDSVRSVRRILGKKGDEVQNLWNFILRQAMGISSLFGLLSLLFLSMAVVSSSWRHHEFKFEDRNGNNTISVYCGLDSVRRVHQLKRFNETGTLYLLDKPKKYTELIDSPYCQEEPDATEESAESAPSSKKGEDAATEIIEENEERDSQASSRRLSEVEDAEALAREQLRGIAGRVARDADDSLPREREESAEEDFPRQATEDGSLDNPSSSEDMAAGTGTEPSSTSSEANESRRKVEEKPSGILADLALAPFQVIFGRDPAASGSMTEDLARVRRTLLGPAVYELNCRYLPDLKRAGEALWSMIIPAFVFSALGLLCGWLCTSWGRYLTSGLVPPTFALKLLGSVSWIVSLALLVAGLGAWGTISDVAACVSAPGGSTVCKLGISSAVAVTALALNLLATTWFAVHFTDRHITALNLATSDDLHENSQSNEKELGILQADDPDLEAGRKDARRHSSDGSNIPKIFVGNAEEVPSSGAADSHHEQRGHSNPLRNLIRHIVQLATTLLLTLLPPAMVAISPPALRPAAPQAAAIIASSISEVVSELAEKI